The stretch of DNA tgtactgggatcgcactgttctgaccgacctctcgatccaccacaaccggccagatataatggtttacgacaagagcgaccgcaaagtcaccatcatcgatgtcgctattccactgaaccagaatctggaggagacccacggtcgcaaaatctgcaagtaccgaccattggccgtggagctcaaggaactgtgggggctaagggaggtcccaagaattgttccagtcgttctctctggaactggaattgtcccgaagacacttctggaagcgctaaaggtgttgaatatggagaaggaattggccggcatccaaaagtcggtcatccttagcacctgcgcgattgtccgacaatttctcggtcaggactgaaacagcacgagcatgcagatacgtgcattccgcagagcctagtccccctttggcattcagaagcccgggggcaggtgaaaattctggctaggttcgcctagttaagaagtgagataagtctgccaaacataaaaaaaaaattgtcatcggtagaggtcccccgtaatgctttcattcggttttagcagctcatagtaaaccacacccagctggtcccaccaaatagacagcataaccttctggccgtgaatattccacgcggccgtcgatgttgatgcatagcTGGGGTATTCACACGTTGCCCAACGttttgtcgtaatggacccacttttcatcgccagtaacgattcgatgcaaaaaaaactctttcttttATGCAGttagagcagttgttcgcacatgaaaaaacggcgtttgacgtctcgtggcttcaattcatacggcacccaatgtcctttatccaccaaaatgcgatgactttccgcagcttttttcttcatattgaaataatgaagtaacactccccgtaaaaacactctcgttggtacgaaattcgacataatcgaagtggcaaaaaactatttagtttacgcttcaactttttgacatatactggaaAAGTCGCGCAataacagtagctttccaacgaatgtctggaaatttgattcactggaataataatcaagttacgccatctgttgtaaaaccgaagaaacttaccggtacacatAATATATAAAACGAAAGCCAAATAGAGGCGTTTATCAAATCATAGCTAGATCAGGTATTAATAATAAATTGAGTAACTGTGAATCATGCTGTCATTTTTCAAACACAAAGCTCAGAAGGATGAAACTTTATTGAAAATCGCATTCGACAAAATACGTGATACGGTATAACTAAATTCTTTATTTGATGGTGCTTGCGAATCGTCTGATCGTTCGCAGCATACTTTCGGCCTGTGTGTTGGTGGAGTCACGTAGCAGGGCAATCACTTCCGCTACTCCACCCGGAGGAGCACCACTCGGACGTTTCGCGAGAATGGCCTGAATAGCCCCGGCACAAGCACCACGTTTACCTTCCCAGTACTCCGGATTAGGATCCAACTTCTCGAGGGTATCGAATGCCTTCGCAGCGACCCAGAACTCACCGACCCGATAACTGTCGTTCGCCACAAGTTGCAGTAAGGCGAACGCTTCCGGAGTTGAGTCCTTGGTGAGAAATATATTCCACGCTTGGTCGGCATGACCCGAGTGAATGTGGCACTTGGCCAGTACCATGGCGTAGGTGTTGTCTGTTTTGATCGTGATGTCGTGGATCTGAAGCAATAGCTCTTCGGCTTCCTTGTAATATCCGGTGGCAGCTTTAGCCTGAGCGTAGTTGTAGTTAAACACATCATCATTAACAAAGTAGCTTCGAATAGAGTTCAGATATACTAGGACCTCTTCGAACTGGCCGTACAGGAAAAAGGCTGACGCCATGCTCTGACGTCCCGGTATGGTGTCACACTCAGAGGCCGACCCACCTACCAGATGAAGACACTGCTGTGCATTCTTCAAATGTTCCTTCGATCCAGTCTCTTGACCCAACGAGGCATGTACTACCCCTTTCAATATATACTCCTGTGGAACCGATGGTTGAACTTCTTTCATCAACTGGTGTGCTTCCTGGATTTCCCCACGACGCAGATGATGAATCGCTAGATTCAATCGAGCTTCGGGTACGATGTCAATTAGTTGCGGCAGAACCTGAAGTGCCCCTTCTCCACTGCGGAACACTACCAAATTGTGCTTTATCAAATCCGCTCCAAATGTTCCATTATCAACGATATTCTTTATCTCCTGCTCCGCAGCGCGTCCATTGAACAAACGGAAACGATTACAAGCCTTCAGGTTGATGGCAATCGTACTATCTGGATGATGATTCAAATACAAGTCCAAAACCTCCTGCGATATGTCATAATAATCTAGTTTGTAGTAGCAAATGGCAATGTAAACATTTAACGCTATCAAATCCTTGTTGTCCAGTAGTACTCTTTTGTAGATATCAATTGCTTCCTGGTAATGCGACCGTAGATAGTGCATTCCGGCTAGACTCAGTTGGTCCTCTACGACATCTCGCAGCGAACCATGCAGCTCCATCAGCCGATCCTCCTCCCCGAGCTTGTGGGCCAAATGGAAAAGTAGCCGAATTTTCAGCGGGCTTTCCAGTAGCTCTTCTACCAACTTCTGAGCCTCGTCATACATTCCCAGATAGAACATACATACACAAATGTTCAATGCAACGTCTCCCAATGTACGATCATCAGCATACATTTTTTCGTACTGCTGCAGGGCTTCTTTGTAGTCTCCGATATGAAAATTACAGAAGGCTACCCACAGGTCCTTCAACTGTTCCGACACTTCATCGTAGTCTTTCGAGTACTAGGGGAAAATCGAACATAGTGCGAATATCAAAACAATTAGTGAAATAATGCGCCATTACCTGCAGCACAGTTTTCGCTCCTACGTAGTCCCGTTTCTGCAGAAAATCTTCGAAAGTCGGAACGACCGCCGTCTTGGTGCTGTTTGAACCGGCCGAATTGCGGCTACCTTTAGCCGATTCCGATTTGGTGCGAGATAGAATCTGTAATAATGTGTTATAATGTCACAATCTAAAAAGTTACAGTTGAAAAAAGGATATTATTCTTCTCACCATGATGAATCTTTCTCGATGTGTAGCAATGATTTCCGGACTGGAAGGGTCGCTAGCAAACGACCACTAATGTTAGGCCCAATTCCGATGCTTAGCAACGAAGATGCAGCGCATGCGAATTGAAATCGATCAATCCGAACGGTTGTTTACGTTGACGAATATGTATCGGGCCGAATCAGAGTACGAGAATTACAAACAATTTAATTCTTATACTGCTGTTAGAATCCGAAGAATTACTTATATTCTTCAGATGCTCATTCTACAACCTTTTTCTCATCTTACGAGGTGTGGCCATTGAAAAACGAAACTGGCGCTGAATccaatttattttgattttatatACATTTACTTGTTATCGTCCCTCTAAATCTTTTTCCCAGCTTCTTCAAAACATATATCTTTTCTTTTTTACAGATCCATTCGATTCTAATCTTGATCATTATAATGcagattgaaaaaaattaaacccgatactttgaaaaaatattaaagaaaaCTCATAATTTTACTTCAACAAGATTTGCGATTTGCGTGTGCGATTTTTCGTATTCAATCTGCACCATTACATAAAATGTTTATACAACCGAAGGAATCAAACAGCTCGGACAACACCTAGGAACACCTGATTTCAATGAGATTGAGATATTGTCACGAAcgatgattgccgaaaaatctCGTAAAATTCCTGCTAGGGTAATACAATTCTGTGTAATGATCTGCAAATAATTGTCTGTCCGCTATTGAGTTTATGTGTACAATACTTTTTACGGCGACAATTGGTCGACGAAAGAACATCAATGAGTTTTTTATGGCCACAATTTTATTATACACATAAACCGAAACCAGAGATGGACGCCATAAATTATCACCCTTTGCTTGATGAGATATTTTCTTCGTTCAAAACGAGCGAATTTTCTGATCGATGTTTCACATGCGGATCATTGAAGCACGTTTCCATTGCAATTGCTATCGAATCATATTCGGTGTAAATTTATAAACAAATTCCAGAAGAATGTCCACACAAATTGGGATGAGAAGGGACTAATTTTGTCGCCAAAAATTCTAacgttcaatatatttgcaatgAAACGTAGCAATAACCAAAGGCATCTACATTTCCTGAAAGATACCCAAACGTGACAAAATTTCGGATTTTCGTCCCGTGCCCGTTCTGAAGTTGGAATAGCGCTCGAACGGGAGGAAagcaacaaattatgaattgctGTTCAGTATCGATTTTGACACAGCATATTTTCTATTGCTTCGTTAGCATCATTTGACTCTAATGGACCGGTATGATTGAAAATTAATAGGTATCAAAGCAGACAATTTCAGCATGTTATGTGGCGTTTCCCTTGATTATTTATGTTCACTGCATGAATATACGGACCCATTTTTGTTGTCTCCTGTTTTCATGCAGGCCAAAAACCCACGGGACAAGTGTAATCAGAGTATAAAACATATAGGTGGGGTTCCCGGGAAAAAATGCTTCACTTGTGAGAGAGTTATTAGCGTTTAAAGTGCTCTTTGTGCAGATACCAGCATATCGAGCTGAGAGGACACCTTCATTAAAGAAGAGTCGATTTTACCACAATGTGACATGAAATTCAATTACAGTGGAAATTTTGAACATGCCGAGAAGTGAAAGCGCAACCCAGGTTCAGAGGAATTATTGCACTTCATCAATTATATAATCGGTACTTGAAGTGGATGGAAGCTGTTTACCCGTTGTTATTAACATGGATATTTAAATTCAAGAGATTACGCAATTATGAATATTAAGCTACGgtcctatattttttcataccaAATAGAAAAACCACAAATGCTACTTGAAACGATATCTGGCGAATAGAAAACAGCATTATATTAGGATGGGGTGAACCATTATTTCATATCAGTTGGCTGTAGTGATCGACATTCCGCAAAGTTTcactcaatttcaatttcataaatatgttcgttgaaaaaattacatttcgtCCCAACAGTATTTGCTGTACAGCTGCCGTCGTACGCATAGTTGTTCCATGTTCCCAAATCAGCAACTGAAAAAACGCTATCAAAGTTTTCtaacatatttgtctaccagaagcttgaagcatttcaattttgcgatacaccgggtttttttttataagcaaTAAACTATTGTATGATGAAATGTAAAAGCTCCTCTCActaaatcaatcaagcttgattactggttcaaaaattcatggtgggacagttatgcctagaatatcaaaatgggacaattgaacttgatgttgttttttgaaatacagtagagccccgattatccacgaaaTAGTCTGACTAGGTCACCGCTAattacgaaaatcgcggataacacgaTAAACGACTAAAAATGAGATGCTGTTGTATACGCACCTACTGTCAAAGGTATTGCACCTAGCATCGAcgatgaaataatttttttttaataaagaaGGTTCCGTctcattcccctacataggtttgagtaGGTCGGTTGTCTATTTGATAATTAATTATTACATAACCAGTTTTTACAAATAAAAACGAACTGTTTTAATTTGCAGATATGAAATCACCTCTTTGTGATATCGGTATTTCACTTAGTTTCGtctattcaaaagtttcttcgGACATGTTTGTAAGAAGTCACAGCAAATCAGCAAAAGTTTAGTCAAATCTCAAGAAGAAACGCTTGCTGTCCCGTCAAACTATCCCATAGCATTTTCTGAGTTCATTGTAACCTGACTGCCAAAATTGTCGAGTCTTCAGATTAATCGAGCATTTGACCCGTTGGATCAATTTCAGGTTGTAGCCTGAAACGATTAGGTCGtttcatgaaaatttcaaattgagTTACGCCTAATGTTAGATATCAGACCACGAATAGAATCAGACGCTCAGAATAATCGATCAAGAACTTAGTAGTCCTCGA from Toxorhynchites rutilus septentrionalis strain SRP chromosome 3, ASM2978413v1, whole genome shotgun sequence encodes:
- the LOC129774892 gene encoding intraflagellar transport protein 56, whose amino-acid sequence is MILSRTKSESAKGSRNSAGSNSTKTAVVPTFEDFLQKRDYVGAKTVLQYSKDYDEVSEQLKDLWVAFCNFHIGDYKEALQQYEKMYADDRTLGDVALNICVCMFYLGMYDEAQKLVEELLESPLKIRLLFHLAHKLGEEDRLMELHGSLRDVVEDQLSLAGMHYLRSHYQEAIDIYKRVLLDNKDLIALNVYIAICYYKLDYYDISQEVLDLYLNHHPDSTIAINLKACNRFRLFNGRAAEQEIKNIVDNGTFGADLIKHNLVVFRSGEGALQVLPQLIDIVPEARLNLAIHHLRRGEIQEAHQLMKEVQPSVPQEYILKGVVHASLGQETGSKEHLKNAQQCLHLVGGSASECDTIPGRQSMASAFFLYGQFEEVLVYLNSIRSYFVNDDVFNYNYAQAKAATGYYKEAEELLLQIHDITIKTDNTYAMVLAKCHIHSGHADQAWNIFLTKDSTPEAFALLQLVANDSYRVGEFWVAAKAFDTLEKLDPNPEYWEGKRGACAGAIQAILAKRPSGAPPGGVAEVIALLRDSTNTQAESMLRTIRRFASTIK